GCGCTCTTGGTCAGAGACGCGACACTAGCCCTCGGCGATTACCGCGACCACTGCCTGCTCGGCGCTGTGGCTGATACTGAGGTGAAAGGCGTTGATTCCGCGCCGCGCCGCCAGCGTAGCCGCTGTGCCCCACAGCTTGATGGTGGGTGGCCGCCCGCGCTCGCGCACCACCTCGATATCGCGCCAGCCTACGCCGGCGCTCCAACCCGTGCCCAACGCCTT
This genomic stretch from Candidatus Binataceae bacterium harbors:
- a CDS encoding holo-ACP synthase; protein product: MIIGSGIDLIEVARVRQALERPHTGPRFCARIFTPGETRYCEARGRARYQSYAARFAAKEATMKALGTGWSAGVGWRDIEVVRERGRPPTIKLWGTAATLAARRGINAFHLSISHSAEQAVVAVIAEG